A part of Nocardioides sp. WS12 genomic DNA contains:
- a CDS encoding CoA ester lyase yields MSVVNVAHVTRRSALCVPAGDDRKLTKALESGADEVVVDLEDAVAYDDKDRARAQLAAFVWPAGGPHVAVRVNAVGTPWCHRDLEVAASIPRVTSVVLPKVESRADIGFVERLLAGLEAEVGRADAVGVQALVETAAGVVALADIVSDVRRLSAVIVGYADLAASLGRARDLEPAAWRAIQDAIVLHSRAARVAAIDGPFLGVADDEPFRGSVADAVALGFDAKWVIHPRQVAGVNGGFTPSEDEVDHARRVLSTLEDVATAGRGAAVVDGALVDEAMARAARQVLAKVAGG; encoded by the coding sequence ATGTCCGTGGTCAACGTCGCGCATGTCACCCGCCGCTCCGCCCTCTGCGTTCCGGCCGGTGACGACCGCAAACTCACCAAGGCGCTGGAGTCCGGCGCCGACGAGGTCGTCGTCGACCTCGAGGACGCCGTTGCGTACGACGACAAGGATCGCGCCCGCGCACAACTTGCCGCCTTCGTCTGGCCCGCCGGGGGGCCGCACGTCGCCGTGCGGGTCAACGCGGTCGGGACTCCCTGGTGCCACCGCGACCTGGAGGTTGCCGCCTCGATTCCCCGCGTGACGTCGGTCGTGCTGCCCAAGGTGGAGTCGCGAGCCGACATCGGTTTCGTCGAGCGCCTCCTTGCTGGTCTCGAGGCCGAAGTCGGCCGCGCCGACGCGGTCGGCGTGCAGGCCCTCGTCGAGACCGCCGCGGGCGTCGTTGCCCTGGCCGACATCGTCTCGGACGTCCGGCGGCTGAGCGCGGTCATCGTCGGCTACGCCGACCTCGCCGCGTCGCTGGGCCGTGCCCGCGACCTCGAACCCGCCGCTTGGCGGGCGATCCAGGACGCGATCGTGCTGCACTCACGGGCCGCACGGGTGGCCGCGATCGACGGTCCGTTCCTCGGTGTCGCCGACGACGAGCCGTTCCGTGGCTCCGTCGCGGATGCCGTGGCGCTCGGCTTCGACGCCAAGTGGGTGATCCACCCGCGGCAGGTCGCCGGGGTCAACGGCGGCTTCACGCCGTCCGAGGACGAGGTCGACCACGCCCGGCGCGTGCTGTCGACCCTTGAAGACGTGGCCACGGCCGGCCGGGGGGCGGCCGTGGTCGACGGAGCACTGGTGGACGAGGCAATGGCCCGAGCCGCGCGTCAGGTCCTGGCCAAGGTGGCCGGCGGATGA